AATGGGAGTCTTACAACACCTTATATACGGGGTAAAAATGCAGATAATTAGAAAGAGGTTAACTAATGTGTACTAAAATTCCTTTACGTCAAAAAAGTATTGTTTTAATTGGATTTATGGGGGTTGGTAAAACATCCATCGGAAAGGCAGTAGCCGCAAAGCTGTATCGGGATTTTATCGATGCAGACCAGGTTATTGAAGAAGCTTTTGGAATGGATACAACAGAAATTTTTCAAACATATGGTGAACAAGTATTCAGAAAAAAGGAGAAGGAAATTATTCATGAACTCTGTAAGCAAAAGTTAAAAATCATCTCTTTAGGCGGAGGGGCTTTTCTTCAAGAGGAAATTAGAAACATCTGCCTGCAAAAGTGTATTGTTTTTTATCTTGATTTGTCATGGGATTCCTGGAAGGACCGGATTAGTTTACTTATTGACAGCAGACCGGTGTTACAGGGAAAAAGCTTAACTGAAATCAAACAGTTATTTCTTGAGCGTAAAGCTATTTACCAAACTCATCATTCGACTGTACAAACAGATGCACTAATGATTGAAGAAGTTGCAGAATATATTGTAGAAGCTTTAAAAACTGCCTGGGACATTTATGAACCACAAGCTAAATAATAGGAGTTTTCTTCTACCTTATACGAATGAAGGTAGAAATAATTTAATCTCGGATAATCACGGGTTATCGTGTGCTAATAATCTTCCTTGTAAATACAGAGAAGTACTTTTCTATACACGATACGTCACTTACGTGCATTCTTCTTGAAAAACTTTTTTGTAAATTGCTGCCTAAGTTTTACTGTCCTGCCGTCAGAGGAAACTAGAGGATGTCAGCCCCCGCTTCCATTTCTTCTAGCGCTTGAAGCGGCAGCCTGCAGGCATGCGATAAAGTGAATCTTCAAGCCGTGGGGTTTTCTTGCATCCCCCACGGCTTGTTAGTAGCCCAAGGGTATGGCCTAAGGCTTTTACGAAATAGGGCATTAGGTGCAGTTCTGTTATCACCCAATTTGACTTTTTGCTGTACAGATTATCCAACTCCTGAAGTCAGAGTCTTACAGCACCTTATATACGGGATGAAGTGAAGACCAATCAGTGAGGACTTCCATCCTTAGACTATTAATTAAACAGAATCACGTATGTGACTTACAATAAATGTTGCGCTTATCATCTTGGTTACAACACCTAAAAAGGAAGAGCAGGTTTACATACGGGACAAAAAAGTTCAACTTCCTTCTATGAAAAATCTAATTTATCCATATATCCAGCACCTGCTCCCGTTTAATTACTTTATCTGATTGCAAGCAAAGATGATCACGATTAACGTGTTTTAGTTTTCCTTTACTGGTTAAATAATCACGCCCATTATAATACTTAATTTCAACAGTGAGATCCTGGTGAATAGCAGTTTGCAATTGAAGATCTAACTCTGCAAGCTTTTGTTCATCCAAAATAGGCATTTCTTTATCCTCTAGTCTTTTCCACATATCTTGAAGTAAATCTACATGCTCTGGCAGCATCATAGATGTCCACTTTATAGAGCCTCGATCATATACACGCATTGTTATGCACTACCCTTTCTTTGGTTTCGACCACAGGAAAGGATGTGGCTATATTTAAACCTACGAACCTGTTTGCGATAGAAACAAAATGCTATAAAGGAATCTTCCTGTATATCTATTACCCGTACGAATCGTTGTGTTACTTGATTGTTATGATCCATATAAAACAAGATCAGCTTTTGCTTATTCTCCTTCGACCACTGTAAGATGTGCTTCATAATACAGCCTCCCATAGGAACGTTTGTTCTTATTATACCACAAAAACCGAACATGTATACGTATTTTTTTCGGTAATTTTTTCATATTACTCTTGCGCATCCATTTCTTGCATTTCTTTGGTTAACGTTGTCCAAGAAAGTGCTTCTCGTACAATGGAGTTGATTTTTTCATGAATGACCTCTTCACCATATGCTTGTTTAGCTGCTTCAATTTGCTCCACTACATCATCAGTAAATTGGATTAGCGGCACATCAGGTTCCAAATTATTGTATAGTTCAATGAAGGTATCCAGCGCTTTATCAAATTGTTTACTTTCTATTTCTGTAGCTTTCATATACATCACCTATCTTAGTTTGCCCTAAAATCAATTGAACAAACACCATACATCCAATATCAATTTAGATAGGCTGATACGTTTCAGGTAATAATCTTACTTCAGATAAGCGAAAACTCTTAGGATTGAATTTTGGAGTAAATATGAAAGCAATAACGTACCTGTCTTTGCTATCAAACAACGGATGATACAGCTTAAATCGTACACAAGTTAGAGGAAAATGATTATGAACAAAGGCGCAGGACGCCCGTTTAGCAACGTAGCGAATGGAACGAATCAACTAAAGATAAAGGAATCATGCCCCTACAAACAGGGGTATGCCGACGTCTGGGCGGCAAGCCCGTTTTTAGTTGGCCTTCCTCTTAGAGGCGAACCGATGATGCCTTATCGTAGGGCGCATTTATAAAGTCACCTAGTTGCTGAGCTCATGCGCCGGACGTGACTAGTCGGTTATTTCGTTATCCACAAGCACTCATTTTATCGTTTTCCATACAATAAAATAAGCAAGCTACTTTCTCAGTAACTCGCTTTTATTTCAATCTGAATTGCAATTTGCTGCAATATATGTTCATTTTGCAATAATATTGTTTCCGCTTCCTCCAAATCAACTTTTTGAAAAAGAACGGAAGTATTCGGTTGCAACTGAGCAAGGGTAGATAAGTCAGCTGTGATTACTTGAGCAATTTTGGGATAGCCCCCCGTTGTTTGCCTGTCTGCCATTAAAATAATTGGCTGACCATTCGCAGGAACCTGTACCGTTCCATATGTAACTGCTTCAGAAAACATATCCATTTTTTCGGTTAATGCAAGAGAAGGACCGGCTAAACGATAGCCCATTCGATCTGCTTGTGTAGTAATTGTATAGGGTTCACTAAAAAATGCTTGCTTACTTGCTTCATCAAAACGGTCATATTCACTTCCTTTTAAAACACGGATGGACGGGTTCCGATGAAAACGAATAAGCGGGTAAGGATTGACAGACCATGAATAAGGCTCTGAAGATAATGCTAATTTCTGTGCCAACGCTTCTGCTATGTAGCTCCAATTACCAGATGTCAAGCCATCTCCCCGTTGCAAAGTTCTCCCATAAAGCCCTCCTATACCTGCTCGAACGTATGTGCTTTTACTTCTCATGACTTTCGGTACCTGTATCCCTCCAGCGAAAGCAACATAAGCCCGACAACCTTTTACAGCAAATTTGAATTGTAAAACAGATCCTTTACTTATCAGAATAGGGCGCCACATAGGAACTGGTTTTCCATCAATATGGGGCATGAGATCACCCCCCGTAATAGCAATTAAAGCGGTCTTCTGAAATTGCAACGTCGCTCCAGATAAAGTCATTTCGATTGTAGCTTCTTCCTCCTTATTTCCCACGAGTAAATTCGCAATACGTAAAGCGTAAAAATCCATTGCTCCACTAACGATCACACCATATTTCTGATACCCAAATCGTCCAATATCTTGAATAGTTGTATATAAACCTGGCTCAAGAACGCATACACTATTCATTCTTCCTTCCCCCCTGTTCATATTGCTGATACTCTTCCTGAGATATGGATAGAAATTGAATGGTATCACCGGCTTTTAATAATGATGGCGGCACTTGATCAGGCAGAAACAGCTCCATTGGAGTACGACCAATAATTTGCCAGCCGCCTGGCGTTTCTAAAGTGTATACACCTGTTTGCTCACCGGCAATCCCAACAGAACCTGGTGCAATGGCTAAACGAGGTGTGCTTTTTCGAGGAGTAGCAATTTGTTTGCTCATCCCACCAATAAAAGGGAACCCAGGTGCAAAACCGATCATATAAACCAAATATTCTTTTTCTGTGTGAATACGGATGACATCCTCTATAGATAGATTATTATATTGTGCTACATAGTCTAAGTCTGGTCCGTATTCATCTCCATAGAGGACAGGAATGACAATTTTTCTTCCAGTAAATCGTTTCTGATCATCTAATTGATGTAATAAACCTTTTATATAATGACGTACGATTTGAAAAGGAGATACGGATGTGCGAAAGGATTGAGATTGGTATACCAAATAAGGATTATAATAAACGGCTACATTAAGGTAAGCTGGCACACATTCTATAAATCCATTAAAGGGATTATCTTCTAATAACGTTGAAAAACACATAATTCTCTGATGCACGATCGGACTTGGCTCATTTCCCAACTGTACAACAAGAGCGGAATCATTAATCGATCTGATCTCTGCTCCAGTTGATAAATGATTCATTTCATCACCTGCTTTGTTCCATTTTTCGAAATAATGATACAAAATATGAACTTCTACAAATTATACGGCTTAAGAAATTGATACGTCAAGATACGGATGATATTTTTAGCATCTTAGACACTTCTCCACTAAAGTTTGCGAAGAATTTCTCATATTATCTTATATGAACGTGCTTAGAACATGGATTCATTTGAAAGACAATATAAAATGAAGCATAATTCAGGAGTTTTTCCTTCTTGAAATAATAGAATAGGTTTGGACGATAGGCGACCTAGAAAAAGAATCGCTCTCTTTCAAGAACGATGTGCCGCTAACGCAATTTTTATTGATCTTGAAAAAAGATTTTTTCCGGCGTATCACGCCTCCTGCTATCAACATCCAATCGCCAAACAAATGGGGAAACTAAATGCCGCTTAGACTTCTGTGTATCTCATTCCATTCTTGAAGCAAGAGCTTTACAGCATCTCATATCCAGAAGAAAAAAGATTTCCGTCTTTTCCGATTTGTAAAATAACATTCTTCCCAATCTGAAAATTTTATGCTAACATGACCATATATTTATATCAACGTTCCCTATCTAGGAACTAATACGCTTATTTTAAAAAAAGGTGCGAAAATATTGAAATGAGGTAGGAGAAAAAATGCTTCAGGTAGATTTAAATTGTGATATGGGAGAAAGCTTCGGACGATACAAGCTAAGTGAACAAAAAGACATTCTAACCTATGTTTCATCCGCCAACATCGCTTGCGGCTTTCATGCTGGAGACCCAACCGTAATGCGAGAAACGGTGCAACTTGCGATTGAAAATGACGTCAAAATTGGTGCGCACCCTGGTCTACCAGATTTAAATGGATTCGGAAGGCGAGAAATGGCTATTACAGCTCAGCAGGCATACGATATAGTTGTGTATCAAATTGGTGCATTGAACGGTTTCTTAGCCTCATTTAACGAGCGAATGCAGCATGTAAAGCCTCATGGCGCTTTGTACAATATGGCAGCGAACGATCAGGAACTGGCTACAGCCATTGCTCAAGCAATATATGATATCTCTCCCCGATTAGTACTGTATGCCCTATCCGGCAGTGAACTAGCAAAAGCTGGGGAGAAAATGGGTTTACCTACTGCCCATGAAGTATTTGCGGATCGTACATATCAATCAGATGGTACACTGACATCGCGCAAGGAAAACAATGCATTAATTACAGATCGCGAACAAGCGGTATCGCAAGTAATTAAAATGGTAACGGAAGGTAAAGTTATTTCCACACAAAAGATTGCCGTTCCTTTAAAAGCAGATACTATTTGTATTCATGGCGATGGCGAGCATGCTGTTGACTTTGCTGCCTATATAACCGATTCGTTTCAAAAACATAACATCCAAATTGCTGCAATCCAAAAGGGAGAAGGAAACAAATAAATGTCCCCACAGAAGAAAAAACAGAAACCGGAGCAAATAAGCCAAGAGAAAAAAACAAGCAGAAGTGTTCTTCTTGGAGCAGCATTTTTAATGGCAACATCCTCTATAGGACCAGGTTTTTTAACACAAACTACTGTGTTTACTCAACAGTTAGCAGCTAGTTTTGCCTTTGTTATTTTAATTTCATTGTTATTAGATGTCTTTGCACAAATAAATGTTTGGCGTATTATTGCTGTAACCGGACTACGTGGTCAAGAAATAGCTAATAAAGTTCTACCTGGACTAGGTGTAATCTTAGCAATACTAATTGTTCTAGGTGGGCTTGCCTTTAATATAGGGAACATTGCAGGCGCAGGTCTTGGTTTAAATGCTATGCTAGGGTTGAACCCCATTCATGGAGCAATGATAAGTGCCATTTTTGCTATTTTGATTTTTACAATAAAGGAAGCGAGCAAGGCGATGGATAAAGTCGTTCAAATTGCAGGCTTTATCATGATACTTTTAATGCTTTATGTTGCTTTTAAAACCTTTCCCCCTGTTGGAGAAGTGATCATAAATACGGTAAAACCTGAAGAAATAAGTATCTATGCCATCATTACCCTAGTCGGTGGAACTGTTGGTGGTTATATCACCTTTGCAGGGGGACACCGTTTGTTAGATGCAGGAATTAAAGGAAAAAACAACTTACCACTTGTGACCAAAAGTTCGATTACTGGAATAGCAGTTACAGGCGTTATGCGTGTAGCACTATTTCTAGCGGTTCTCGGCGTT
This genomic interval from Virgibacillus pantothenticus contains the following:
- a CDS encoding shikimate kinase, producing the protein MCTKIPLRQKSIVLIGFMGVGKTSIGKAVAAKLYRDFIDADQVIEEAFGMDTTEIFQTYGEQVFRKKEKEIIHELCKQKLKIISLGGGAFLQEEIRNICLQKCIVFYLDLSWDSWKDRISLLIDSRPVLQGKSLTEIKQLFLERKAIYQTHHSTVQTDALMIEEVAEYIVEALKTAWDIYEPQAK
- a CDS encoding YolD-like family protein — translated: MRVYDRGSIKWTSMMLPEHVDLLQDMWKRLEDKEMPILDEQKLAELDLQLQTAIHQDLTVEIKYYNGRDYLTSKGKLKHVNRDHLCLQSDKVIKREQVLDIWIN
- a CDS encoding biotin-dependent carboxyltransferase family protein; this translates as MNSVCVLEPGLYTTIQDIGRFGYQKYGVIVSGAMDFYALRIANLLVGNKEEEATIEMTLSGATLQFQKTALIAITGGDLMPHIDGKPVPMWRPILISKGSVLQFKFAVKGCRAYVAFAGGIQVPKVMRSKSTYVRAGIGGLYGRTLQRGDGLTSGNWSYIAEALAQKLALSSEPYSWSVNPYPLIRFHRNPSIRVLKGSEYDRFDEASKQAFFSEPYTITTQADRMGYRLAGPSLALTEKMDMFSEAVTYGTVQVPANGQPIILMADRQTTGGYPKIAQVITADLSTLAQLQPNTSVLFQKVDLEEAETILLQNEHILQQIAIQIEIKASY
- the pxpB gene encoding 5-oxoprolinase subunit PxpB — protein: MNHLSTGAEIRSINDSALVVQLGNEPSPIVHQRIMCFSTLLEDNPFNGFIECVPAYLNVAVYYNPYLVYQSQSFRTSVSPFQIVRHYIKGLLHQLDDQKRFTGRKIVIPVLYGDEYGPDLDYVAQYNNLSIEDVIRIHTEKEYLVYMIGFAPGFPFIGGMSKQIATPRKSTPRLAIAPGSVGIAGEQTGVYTLETPGGWQIIGRTPMELFLPDQVPPSLLKAGDTIQFLSISQEEYQQYEQGGRKNE
- a CDS encoding LamB/YcsF family protein, with the protein product MLQVDLNCDMGESFGRYKLSEQKDILTYVSSANIACGFHAGDPTVMRETVQLAIENDVKIGAHPGLPDLNGFGRREMAITAQQAYDIVVYQIGALNGFLASFNERMQHVKPHGALYNMAANDQELATAIAQAIYDISPRLVLYALSGSELAKAGEKMGLPTAHEVFADRTYQSDGTLTSRKENNALITDREQAVSQVIKMVTEGKVISTQKIAVPLKADTICIHGDGEHAVDFAAYITDSFQKHNIQIAAIQKGEGNK
- a CDS encoding NRAMP family divalent metal transporter, coding for MSQEKKTSRSVLLGAAFLMATSSIGPGFLTQTTVFTQQLAASFAFVILISLLLDVFAQINVWRIIAVTGLRGQEIANKVLPGLGVILAILIVLGGLAFNIGNIAGAGLGLNAMLGLNPIHGAMISAIFAILIFTIKEASKAMDKVVQIAGFIMILLMLYVAFKTFPPVGEVIINTVKPEEISIYAIITLVGGTVGGYITFAGGHRLLDAGIKGKNNLPLVTKSSITGIAVTGVMRVALFLAVLGVISQGLTINPTNPPASVFQLAVGDIGYRLFGVIMWAAAITSVVGAAYTSVSFIRSFSPFIEKYHNWITILFIIISTTTFTFIGEPVQMLVLVGALNALILPLALGTILVAANMKKMVGTYKHPVWLTVTGSIVVIMMGFLGIITLIEQIPLIFQ